From Diospyros lotus cultivar Yz01 chromosome 4, ASM1463336v1, whole genome shotgun sequence, a single genomic window includes:
- the LOC127799779 gene encoding uncharacterized protein LOC127799779 — protein MLAARIVLGSHSTAPKSTIKEGVVITFSEEDLPSYPNYSDPLVITAQVGEWEMRRILVDPGSSSEILYKRAFLGIGFTLNQLRPVRVPLVGFDGMVIHSEGLIRLPLTVGSGPHKSRVTLDFLVADVPSAYNMILGRSGLSALRAVPSTYHMVLKFPTSGGIGKVRGDQRQARECYVASLSATMAKGSELDSRPNQEAVPQAGQGQMETEQVRDPSIGAG, from the coding sequence ATGCTGGCGGCAAGGATAGTTCTAGGGTCCCACTCAACTGCTCCCAAGAGCACGATAAAGGAAGGGGTGGTCATCACTTTCTCTGAGGAGGATCTTCCAAGTTATCCCAACTATTCGGACCCTCTGGTGATCACTGCTCAAGTGGGAGAGTGGGAGATGAGGCGAATCCTCGTGGATCCAGGTAGCTCTTCAGAGATTCTCTACAAGAGGGCATTCCTAGGGATAGGGTTCACGCTCAATCAGCTGAGGCCAGTCCGTGTCCCATTAGTGGGTTTTGATGGAATGGTGATCCATTCTGAAGGTTTGATCCGGTTGCCCCTGACGGTCGGTAGTGGTCCTCATAAATCCCGGGTGACGTTGGATTTTTTGGTGGCAGATGTGCCCTCGGCGTACAATATGATCCTTGGTAGGTCTGGGCTTAGTGCTCTGAGGGCAGTACCGAGTACGTAtcacatggtgttgaaattccCTACTTCGGGAGGGATTggcaaggtaagaggagaccaACGGCAGGCTAGGGAATGCTACGTGGCCTCCTTGAGTGCCACTATGGCCAAGGGGTCAGAGTTAGACTCACGACCGAATCAGGAGGCGGTCCCTCAAGCTGGTCAGGGCCAGATGGAGACGGAACAGGTGAGAGACCCAAGTATAGGAGCAGGTTAG